A stretch of the Capsicum annuum cultivar UCD-10X-F1 chromosome 8, UCD10Xv1.1, whole genome shotgun sequence genome encodes the following:
- the LOC107839195 gene encoding signal peptide peptidase-like 4, producing the protein MEFKKRECCICAVFVVLVLCTSLVSGGDIVHQDDIAPSRPGCNNNFVLVKVPIWVDGIEVTQFVGVGARFGPTLESKEKRANQTRLAFADPPDCCSTPRNKLTGEAILVHRGNCSFTTKANVAEDAGASAILIINNQTELFKMVCEPHESDLDIGIPAVMLPQHAGTSLIKFLGNSSSVAVQLYSPKRPMVDVAEVFLWLMAVATILCASYWSAWRAREAAIEQDKRLKDGSNECNVTEVSRSGVVLEINVISAVLFVVVASCFLIMLYKLMSSWFIEVLVVLFSIGGVEGLQTCLVALLSCFRWFKRFGQSFIKIPFLGPVSYLTLAISPFCIAFAVLWAVYRHISFAWIGQDILGIALIITVLQVVQIPNLKVGTVLLSCSLLYDLFWVFLSKSLFHKSVMIVVARGDKSGEDGIPMLLKIPRMFDPWGGYSIIGFGDIILPGLLVAFSLRYDWLCNKRLRHGYFIWAMIAYGLGLLTTYVALNLMDGHGQPALLYIVPFTLGTFLTLGKQRGDLNHLWTRGEPDRPCPHVRLQPE; encoded by the exons atggagTTCAAGAAAAGAGAGTGTTGTATTTGTGCTGTTTTTGTTGTACTTGTACTGTGTACTTCTTTGGTTAGTGGGGGTGATATAGTTCACCAGGATGATATTGCTCCAAGTAGACCTGGTTGTAACAACAATTTTGTTCTG GTCAAAGTTCCAATCTGGGTTGACGGTATAGAAGTAACCCAGTTTGTTGGTGTTGGTGCTCGATTTGGACCGACACTGGAATCAAAGGAGAAGCGTGCTAATCAGACAAGGCTGGCCTTTGCAGACCCTCCGGATTGTTGTAGCACGCCTAGGAATAAG CTCACTGGTGAGGCCATCCTGGTGCACCGAGGTAATTGCAGTTTCACTACCAAAGCTAACGTTGCAGAAGATGCCGGTGCTTCAGCTATCCTTATAATAAACAACCAAACAG AGCTCTTCAAGATGGTTTGTGAACCCCATGAATCTGACTTGGACATTGGTATCCCTGCTGTCATGCTCCCACAACATGCTGGCACAAGCCTgataaagtttcttggaaatagCTCTTCTG TTGCCGTGCAGCTGTACTCTCCAAAGCGCCCAATGGTTGATGTAGCTGAAGTATTTTTATGGCTTATGGCAGTTGCTACCATATTGTGTGCTTCTTATTGGTCTGCATGGCGTGCCAGAGAAGCTGCAATTGAGCAGGATAAGCGCTTAAAA GATGGCTCAAATGAATGCAATGTTACAGAGGTTTCTCGTTCCGGTGTTGTGCTGGAAATCAACGTAATATCAGCAGTTCTGTTCGTGGTGGTTGCATCCTGCTTCTTGATTATGCTTTACAAATTGATGTCCTCCTGGTTTATAGAGGTTCTAGTGGTTCTATTCTCCATTGGTGGTGTTGAG GGTCTACAAACTTGTTTGGTCGCTTTGCTATCATG TTTCAGATGGTTTAAACGTTTCGGACAGTCATTCATTAAAATTCCTTTTCTGGGACCTGTTTCATATCTGACGCTGGCGATTTCTCCATTCTGCATAGCCTTTGCAGTTCTCTGGGCAGTTTACCGTCATATCTCCTTTGCTTGGATAGGTCAAGATATACTT GGTATTGCATTGATCATCACGGTTCTCCAGGTTGTGCAAATTCCAAACCTCAAG GTGGGAACAGTTCTTCTGAGCTGTTCTTTATTGTATGACCTTTTCTGGGTGTTTCTTTCCAAAAGTTTGTTCCATAAGAGCGTGATGATAGTG GTTGCACGTGGTGATAAAAGTGGAGAAGATGGCATTCCTATGTTACTGAAAATCCCACGGATGTTTGATCCTTGGGGTGGCTACAGTATCATTGGGTTTGGTGACATAATTTTACCAGGTTTACTGGTAGCATTTTCTTTAAG GTACGACTGGCTGTGTAATAAGAGACTTCGACATGGCTACTTCATCTGGGCTATGATTGCTTATGGCTTAG GTTTGCTTACTACATATGTGGCATTGAATTTGATGGATGGTCATGGTCAACCTGCTTTGCTTTACATTGTTCCTTTCACACTAG GCACATTTTTGACGTTGGGAAAGCAAAGAGGTGATCTCAATCATCTATGGACAAGAGGAGAACCAGATCGGCCTTGCCCACATGTCCGGCTTCAACCAGAGTAA